The genomic stretch TTGTATTAACAAATAGGCAGCCCACGTCGCTACCACAAGCCCTACGATGATGGTTGCGAAGGCTCTATTCATCTGCTGAACCCCACATGCTGCCAGGCTTTCAAAAGGAAGCTATGGGCTGAAGCTTTGGTCCATGGTTGCTCGCCACCAAAAAGCCATTTTAGGCCGCTTACTTCCACATAGACGAAATCATCCGTTTCTGCCTTAGTACCGTTCCACAGGGTGGTGATCACAGCTTTCAAATCGTCGTACAGGTCGCCCTGCTGGTAGCAGCCATCTGATGCATTGAAAGCCAAGCATTCCAATAAAAATGATGGCACGTCGGCGGCTTGACGAATCGATTGCTCTTCACTCCTTTTCATGTCGTCACGGAGACATTTTAGGACTCTTGCAATACGCTTGTATCGGCGACCAGTGCGATTATTTTTGTCAACACCATTTCTATAGTGGTCTTGGTGCCAGTTAATTATTCTTGAGCCATCCTTGCCTCGCATTTCGACACCTTCTAAGTAATGCCATGACCCGTCCGTGTTTCTCTTTCCGGTGTACCGATGGTGCTCCAAGAAAACAGCAACGTCAGCGTCCAGGCGAGAAGTATTGGAGTGAACATCGAATGCCTTTGACCCAGCGGTAACTCCATCATGGCCAAACTTCGCTTTCAAAGCTCGCCCGACATCCTCATGGAATGCATCTAATCCGTATTTCACTCCACCTGTATGACCCAAGTCTTCTGGTTGAGGCGGCTTGCCATTCGGGTATTTTGAAAAGAAACAGTCATGCAGTACCACTGCAATATCGATGTCACTCTCGTTTCGAGTGTTCGTATTATTTTTGTAGGAACCCGCTCCATAGACACTTATGCTCTTGCTATCCAAAGGAGCATAATTCGAGATGGCTTCATTTATCATCCTTGCTGCCCGGTCCGCCTTAGCCTCTTCACTATCACTCGGTGGTCGAGACCATGTAGCGAAACGGTCGCGCCAATACTGGGTCATAATCTCTCCGATTATTAGTCAATAAAGCGTTGTTGACTTTGGAATTCATTGCCTAACATTTGTATAGTCGTCGCGATGGTCATATTCCCCGTCCAAATATCCTGTCTGACCACTTCCAAACCTAACCAAAAGCGCTTCACATTCAATGCCCTGAATTCCAAACCTTTCCCAGAGCTTCGATAAAAACGATCATCACGACCGCTTTTCCTAATATCACCGACTTTTCGATCAAACCAATCACTTTTCCGGCCCGCCAAACAAAAAGGCCCGAAGTTTTCACTCCAGGCCTTCTCGTCATTCAATGCAGTCAATCATCTCAACCGCACTTGCTATCGCCGCAGGAGAGGCAGGTAGCACAACCGTCCATTACGATCACCGCCTTGGTGCTGCACTTGCCGCACATGGTGGCGTTCGGCGGGAAGTCGCTGGCCTTTTCATCGTTCGTGGCCGTGCTGTGGCTGGCTTCGAACTCGGCGCGCTTTTCGGCGAGGATGCGCTTGGTGGTTTCGCTCATTTCCTCGCTTTCCAGCAGGCCGATGGCTTTCAGGTGCTTCTCGATCACGGCGCCGATTTCAGCGACCAGGGAAGGCATGAACACGCCGCCTTTCTTGAAGTAGCCGCCGTTGGGGTCGTACACGCTGCGCAGCTCTTCCACCAGGAAGGTTACGTCGCCACCCTTGCGGAATACCGCAGAGATTACGCGGGTGAGGGCGATTACCCACTGGAAGTGTTCCATCGACTTGGAGTTGATGAACACTTCGTACGGCTGCCGGCTCTCGTGGTCGGTGCCTTCGTTGAGCAGGATGTCGTTGATGGTGATGTACATCGCGTGCTCGGCCACCGGCGGCTTGATCTTGTAGGTGGTGCCCAGCAGGAAGTCCGGCCGTTCGATGTATTCGTTCATCTGAACGGGCTTGGTTTCTGCGTGCACCGGTGCCTGGTGTTCGGCGGCTGCTTCTGGGTCGGCCTTCTTTACGCGGTAGCCGACGATTTTGTTGCTGATTTTAACTGTCATGTTCGTTGTCCTGTGTCGGTTCCCGGATCAGTATTTGCCGTAGGTGCCTTCTTTAAGCGCGTCAAACAGGTTGGCGGCGTTGTGGATTTCGCCGTCGTACTCTACCTGCTCGTTGCCCTTGAGGGTGACCTTGCTGCCATCGTCCAGGGTGAACTCGTACATTGTGTTCTCGAGGTCTTTTTCCTTAACCAGTACGCCCTGGAAGGCTTCCGGGTTGAAGCGGAAGGTGGTGCAACCCTTCAGGCCCTTATCGTAGGCGTAGAGGTAAATGTCCTTGAAGTCCTGGTAAGCGAAGTCTGTCGGAACGTTCGCGGTCTTGGAAATCGAGGAATCTACCCACTTCTGGGCGGCGGCCTGGATGTCCACGTGCTGCGACGGTGTTACGTCGTCGGAGGTGGTGAAGTAGGCCGGCAGCTTCTTGTCTTCATCCTCGGAGAACGGCATGGCGCCCGGGTTTACCATATGGCGGTATGCCAGCAGCTCGAAGGAGAATACGTCGACTTTCTCTTTCGTCTTCCGGCCTTCGCGGATGATGTTACGCGCGTAGTGGTGCGAGAAGCTCGGCTCAATGCCGTTGCTGGCGTTGTTGGCCAGTGACAGGCTGATGGTGCCGGTCGGCGCGATGGACGTGTGGTGGGTAAAGCGACCACCTTTCTCGGCCAGTTCTTCCACCAGCTTCGGCTCTACCTTGGCAATCTCCTGCATGTACTTGCTGTACTTGGCGTGCAGGATGCGGCCTTTCACCTTGTCGCCCAGTTTGTAGCCGTCTTCAGACAGCTGCGGGCACTTGGTGAGCATTTTCGGGGTAATCTCGAACTCATCGTCCATGATCGGCGCAACGCCTTTTTCCTCGGCCAGGGCGAGGGACTGGCGCCAGCCTTCAACGGCCATTTCACGCACGACTTCTTCGGTGAACTGCACAGACTCTTCAGAACCATAGGGCATGCGCAGCATGGCGAGGGTGGAGCCCAGGCCGAGGATGCCCATACCGTGGCGGCGCTTGTAGGTGATTTCGTGGCGCTGCTCAGCCAGCGGCAGGCCGTTGATCTCAACCACGTTGTCCAGCATGCGGGTGAAGATGGCCACAACCTTACGGTACTTCTCGTAGTTAAAGCTGGCCTTGTCGGTGAACGGGTAGTCCACGAACATGGTCAGGTTTACAGAACCAAGCAGGCAGCTGCCGTACGGGGGCAGGGGCTGCTCACCGCAGGGGTTGGTGGCACGGATGTCTTCGCAGAACCAGTTGTTGTTCATCTGGTTGACCTTGTCGATCAGGATGAAACCGGGCTCGGCGTAGTCGTAGGTGCTGGTCATGATGGTGTCCCAGATGAACTGGGCTTTCAGGGTGCGGTAGATGCGGCAGGCAACCTTGCCTTCACCGTTCACCACGTAGCCTTTCTGTTCCGGGAAATCACGGTATACAAACTGGCTTTCGTCGCTCAGGTCCAGCTTCTCGTCTTCCACTTCCTTCTTGGTAACGGGGAAGGAGAGGTGCCAGTCGGCGTCGTTGCGCACGGCTTCGATGAAGTCTTCAGTGATCAGCAGCGAGAGGTTGAACTGGCGCAGGCGACCGTCTTCGCGCTTGGCCTGGATGAAGTCGATCACGTCCGGATGGTGCACATCGAACGTGGCCATCTGGGCGCCGCGGCGGCCACCGGCAGAGGACACGGTGAAGCACATGCGATCGAAGATATCCATGAAAGACAGCGGGCCGGAGGTGGTTGCGCCGGCGCCAGCTACGTACGCGCCTTTCGGGCGCAGGGTGGAGAATTCATAACCGATACCACAGCCTGCCTTGAGGGTAAGGCCGGCTTCGTGGTTCTTTTCCAGGATGTCGTTCATGGAATCCTGAACGGTGCCTGAAACGGTGCAGTTGATGGTGGACGTTGCCGGCTTGTGCGCTTCGGCACCGGCGTTTGAGGTAATCCGGCCGGCAGGGATGGCGCCGTTCTGCAGGGCCCAGATGAAGTTCTTCATGTGCTGGGTACGCACGGATTTGTTTTCCACCTCGGCAAGGGCTTTGGCAACGCGTTCGTAGGTAGCGTTGATGTCCTTGTCCACGGGCTCGCCGGTCTTGGTCTTCAGCTGATATTTGCTGTGCCAGATGTCGATCGAGGCTTCCTGCATCGGAATTGTTGTTACCACTGCCTGTGCCTTAGCGTTCATTTCCACCCTCTGTCTTCCGGTATGTCTTCTTTTTGTGGCGCCGGTCCTTGTACCGGCGGCGCCACTCCCCTTGAGAATCGTGTCTTTGGCCTTGGGCCTGTTTTCTTTTTAACCACTATATATGGGCTGAATCTGAAACGAGTATAACAGGATATAGTGTTCTGTGAATAAGAACGCAACTATTGATAGGCGCTTCGGGGCAAAGAAAATCAATCAAAACCGGCTTGAATCCGGGAAATTTTTTCTAAAACAGCGGTTTGGGGCTAAAGGTTCAAAACCACTACATGTTGTGGTTTAAAAATTGATCAGGCCCTAGGCCGATCCGTGAGTCACATGAATTGTGACCCCTGCACGTACCCGGTTTGAACGTGTCGCTAAAGTATGGACGTGGTGTCGAAAACTGCAGTGGCCCACAGGATGTGAAAGAGACCAAAAACAAGGAAATAATAATGAAAGGCCTGAAACCTACCTTGCTAGCGCTCTGCGTTGCGGGTGTTCCACCTGCAGCCGTAGCCGAGATCCAGATGCTGGATGACTCGGCGATGGGCATGATCACCGGCCAGGCCGGTGTGACCATTGAGCTGGAAACCAAACTGAACATTGATCGCTTCATCTATACGGATGAGGGTTCAATGGAAATTAACGATATCTTCGTGGGTGGTACCAATCGGAGTGATATGTTTTCGGAGCTGGGTGTAAACCTGATGGGTGGCGCAGCTCAGGAAACAGACCTTCTGGATAACGTTCGAATCGAAATTGATATCCTCAGCGATGGGGATGCCATCATCAACGTCTTGCCTCAAACGTTCGGAGCGGTAGACCTGAGAGTTTCCACAGGAGCATGGAATCTTACAGGGACTGGCGGCAGTACCACCATTCTGGATAACTTTAATGCTGATATCCTGATGGGCGGTGCCAACATCGAGATTGATGCCGATACCGATGTCATGAACCTGAGAACGGACATCGCCGTTGATGACATGGATTTCGACATGCCCTTCCTGGCATTGGGCATCCGAGATTTCCGGCTGACAGGCAACACCTATGATCCGGTTCGCAACAAGAACATTCCTGATCTGTTTGCCAAAGTTGACCTGGATATCTACAAACGGGCCAATAGCCTTGGTGTTGATAGCCTGGCTATTGATCTGAACTCGTTCAATGCCGACATCACAATGGGAGGGGTTCTGGTTGGTGGAACATCCATCGGCACTGTGTTTGTGGATGACCTGGCGATCACCAATACCCAGCTACTGGTCTACGGCCACTGATATTGGGTGTAAAACCAAAACGGGGGCCAGTCTGGCCCCCGTTTTTTATCAGCCCAGCAACAGGCTGTCGTCGTCCACTTCCAGCCCACGTTGCTTTTCAAACAGCCCGAGCAGATCCTTCACTTCCAGACCTTCCCGATCTTTGCCTGCGATATCGAAAACCACCTGGCCCTGGTGCAGCATTACCGTGCGGCTGCCGACTTCCAGTGCCTGCTTCATGCTGTGGGTTACCATCAGTGCGGTGAGCTTCTGCTCTTCGATGATCTTGGTGGTGAGTTCCAGCACGAATGCAGCGGTTTTCGGGTCCAGCGCGGCCGTGTGTTCGTCCAGCAGCAGGATGCTCGAGGGCGTGAGGCTCGCCATTAGCAGGCTTACGGCCTGGCGTTGACCCCCGGAGAGCAGGCCCATCTTGTCTCCAAGACGTTTTTCCAGGCCCAGATTCAGGGACGAAAGGCTGTCCCTGAATTTTTCCATGTACAGCTTCTTCACGGCGCTGGTGAGGCCGCGGCGTTGGCCACGTTTGATGGCCAGGGCGAGGTTTTCCTCGATGCTGAGGCCCTCGCAGGTACCGGCCAGTGGGTCCTGGAATACCCGGGCAACACGGCCGGCCCGCTTGTGGGTCGGCAGTTTGGTGACGTCCAGGTTGTCCACGATGATCTGGCCGCTGTCTACCAGCACTTCGCCGGCGAGGGCATTCAGAAAGGTGGATTTGCCGGCGCCGTTGCTGCCTATCACGGTGACGAACTCACCCTGGTTAACGGTCAGGCTCATACCCCGAAGGGCCGGGTTTTCCAGCGGTGTGCCCTTGCCAAAGGTAAGCCGGAGATCGGTTGCACTGATCATGTCGCCTCCTCAGGCCTTGCTACGGGAAAGTTTGCCGGCAATGGATGAACGTACGCCGGGCAAAACGATGGCCAGGGTAACCAGAACCGCGGTAATCAGGTTCAGATCCTGGGCCTGCAGTCCCAGGAAATCCGCATTCAGAGCGAAGGCAATGGCCAGTCGGTAGATGATTGCGCCCACCACGCACGCAATGAGCGCGCGTACCACGGTAGAGGGAGTCACCACTGCTTCACCGCCAATCAGGGAGGCAAGGCCAATGACGATCACGCCTACGCCCATGGTGACATCGGCTGCACCCTGGCTCTGGGCAAAGAGCGCACCGGCAAGTCCGACAAGGCCGTTGGAAACGGCAACGCCGAGAACAATCATGGCGCCGGTGGCGATGCCCTGTGCCCGGGCCATTCTGGCGTTGGCGCCAGTGGCTCGCATGGCCAGGCCGGTTTCGGATTTCATGAAACGCCACAGGAGGATAAGGGCAACAAAGACCACAATAACGAACAGAAGCACCGGTACCTGGTGGTAGGCCAGATCCAGGTCGTACCAGGGCGTCAGCACGGTTTCTTCGGTCAGCAGGGCCACGTTGGGGCGGCCCATGATGCGCAGGTTGACTGAATAGAGCGCAATCATGGTCAGGATCGAGGCCAGCAGATTCAGAATGTTGAGTTTCACATTCAGCAGCGCCGTTACCGCGCCTGCGGCCATGCCGGCCATGACGGCACAGCCTGTGGCTAGCCACGGGTTCCAGCCTTCAATGATCAGTACGGCGGCAACGGCAGCACCGAGAGGAAAGCTGCCATCTACAGTGAGATCCGGGAAATCCAGCACCCGGAAGGAGAGGTAGATGCCGAAGGCGACCAGGCCGTAGATCAGTCCGGTCTCAATGGCACCATAAAGAGCGATGTTACTCAGCATGGTCGGGTATCACCAATGATAAAACGGGCAGCCCCTCGTGAGGGCCGCCCGTTGGGTTCAGGGGGATTACTTGGCGCTGTCGATCACTTTCTTCGCGTCTGCGATTACATCATCTGACAGGGTGATGCCCATGCGCTCTGCGGCGGCCGGGTTCACGAACAGGTCCAGCTTCTCCATGGTTTCAACCGCCATTTCGCCGGGTTTCTCGCCATTCAATACCCGGGCAACCATCACGCCGGTCTGGCGGCCATGGTCGTAGTAATCAAACCCGAGTGCTGCAACGGCACCGCGCTCAACGGTAGCGGTGTCTGCCGCGAATACCGGAATGCTGGCGCGCTCACCAACAGAGATAACGGCTTCGGCAGCACTGATCACGGTATTGTCTGTGGTCAGGTAGATGGCGTCTGCTTTACCCACCAGGGAGCGGGCCGCGCCCAGAACCTCGGAAGTTTTGGTGGCAGCACCTTTTACCAGTTCAAGGCCACGCGCCGAGAGGCGCTCTTCGAGCAGTTCTACCAGGGAGACGGCATTGGCTTCGCCCGGGTTGTAGACCGTGCCAATGCGTTTGGCATCGGGCATTACGCGCTGCAGCATGTCCAGGTGTTTGTCGATGGGCAGCATGTCGCTCACGCCGGTAATGTTGGCGCCAGGCGCCTCCAGATTACTTACCAGCTTGGCGCCAAGCGGGTCGGTTACAGCGGAGAAAATCACCGGTGTATTGCGGGCCGCAGCGGCAACGGTTTGCGCGGAGGGCGTTGCAATCGCCACGATCACGTCGGGACTTTCACCAACGAATTTGCGGGCAATCTGGGAAGCAATGGCAGAGTTGCCCTGGGCGCTTTCGTGCATCACTTCGAGGTTGTCGCCTTCTTTGAAGCCGCGCTCGGCGAGTTCATCTTTTATGCCCTGGTAGACGGCGTCCAGTGCCGGGTGTTCCACAATCTGTGTGATGGCTACAACGCGGGGTTCCTGTGCTTGAACAAGTGTTGCCAGCGCCAGCAGGGTGGCACCGAACAGGGTGCGCAGGGTTGTCTTGGCCATATGCCCATCTCCGGGTAGGTAAACTGATATGTTGCGAATCTGAAGGAGCGGAAGTTTACCACAGGCAAGGGGTTCAAGGGGTAGGGGATGTTGCCGGTGGCGGCGTTTTGGTTGCAATAGATGCAGTTGGAAATTATTTTGCTTGTGTCACGTTTTGACCGCTCATACTATGTTGAAATACCCTACGAAAGTCTAATAATAAGTCATCTATAACTCGAATAACGAACTGCAAGGAAGGTCCATGGACACAACAAACAAGCTTCCCCTGGATATGGTTTATCACTGGGAGAAGGCCAAGGCGAACTCCGTATACATGACCCAGCCCATTGGCGACGGCAAAACCGTCGACTACACCTGGGGTCGGGCGGTGGATGAGGCGCGGCGCATGGCGTCTTACCTCAAATCGCTGAACCTCCCTGAGAAGAGCCGCATCGGCCTGATCTCCAAGAACTGCGCCCACTGGATCATGACCGACTGGGCCATCTGGATGGCCGGTCACATTTCCGTTCCGCTGTATCCCACCCTGAATGCCGACACCGTTAATTACATCCTGAACCACGCCGAGTGCGAGGTGGTGTTTGTCGGCAAGCTGGACGACTGGGACATGATGAAACCGGGCGTGCCGGAATCCGTGCGTTGCATCTCCTTCCCGCTGAGCCCTCCCAATGATTTCGAAACCTGGGACGATATCGTCGCCAAGTATCCGCCTCTGGAAGAAAACGTTCAGCGTGATGCCGACGAACTGGCCACCATCGTTTACACCTCCGGCAGCACCGGTAAACCCAAGGGCGTCATGCTCAGCTTTTACAACATGGCCTATGCGGCAGAGGGCGGCATGGAGGTACTCGGTGTGAGCTCCGAGGAGCGCATGTTGTCGTACCTGCCGCTGGCTCACGTGTTCGAGCGTACCTTTGTTGAGCTGGCGTCGCTCTATGCGGGTTTCCACCTGTATTTTGCAGAATCTCTGGATACCTTCGTGCAGGATTTGCAGCGTGCCCAGCCAACGCTGTTCCTCTCGGTACCGCGCCTGTGGGTGAAATTCCAGCACGGTGTGCTCCAGAAGCTGCCGAAGAAGAAGCTGGACCGGCTGCTGAAGATTCCGGTGGTCAACAAACTGATCAAGAAGAAAATCCTGAAGGGCCTTGGCTTGGACAAGGTCAAGCTGGCAGGCAGTGGCTCGGCCCCCCTGGCGAGCGACGTTCTGGACTGGTACCGCAACCTTGGCCTCGAGTTGCTTGAGGGCTATGGCATGTCTGAAAACTTTGCCTACTCCCACATGAGCAAGCCGGGGCGCTCAAGAACCGGTTACGTTGGTGAGTCCGCGCCGGGGGTTGAAACCCGTATCAGCCCGGAGGGAGAGATTCAGATCAAGAGCCCGGCCACCATGATGGGCTACTACAAAGACGAAGAGAAAACCCGGGAGACCTTCACCGAGGATGGCTTCCTGAAGACTGGCGACAAGGGTGAAATTGATGAGATGGGCCGGCTCAAGATCACCGGTCGCATCAAGGAAATCTTCAAGACCAGCAAGGGCAAATATATTGCGCCTGCACCCATTGAGAACCGTCTGATGTCCCACGATGCCATCGAGATGGTGTGTGTCTCCGGTGCCAATCAGACCCAGCCCCACGCGCTGGTGATGCTGGCCGAGGAGTCCCGGCCGAAAATGGCGGATGAAGCCTTCCGTAAGGAAATCGAAGAGAGCTTCAAGAAGCTGATTGCCGATGTGAACAAGACCGTGGATCCCCACGAACAGTTGGCGTTTATCACCGTAATGAGCGACGAGTGGTCGATCGAGAACAGCTTCCTCACGCCGACCATGAAGCTCAAGCGCAATGTGGTTGAGGATGCGTATCAGGAGCAAGTGGAGAACTGGTATGCGCAGCGTCAGCCGGTTATCTGGCAGTAAAACGCCCGATTCAAAATGAAGATGTTATAGCCCGGCTCAGCCGGGCTTTTTTGTGCCGGAGAAAAACCGACGTAAGTCGCATAGGGAAAAGGAGGAAGCGGGCCTAAACTGGATGAATATCAGGAGGATGTTATGAGCCAGTTGTCCCTTTTCCAGAAGCGTATCCAGGACGAAATTCCCCTTTCCCGGGCGTTGGGGATTCAATTGCATTCCTGGGATGGTCATTCGCTGCTGCTTAGTGCGCCGCTGGAACCCAACAAGAACCACCAGGGTACGGGTTTTGGAGGCAGCGTGTACTCTGCGGCGGTTACTGCGGCCTGGGGCCTGACTGAATTGGCACTATGGGATCTTGGCTTGAAGGGCAATGTGGTAGTGCAGAGCGGGAATATCGATTACCTCGAGCCCGTGTCTTCCGATTTCTACGTGATCTGCCGACTGCCCGGTGAGGAGGTGCCGGAACGTTTTCGCAAAAGTCTGGCCCGGCATGGCAAGGGACGACTGGATCTGACGGCTGAGGTTTTTTGCGGCGAACCAAACACAATGCCTGAGGGGGATCCTGTGGCGGTTTTCCAGGGGCGGTTCGTGGTTCAGGATGTGAAAAGCCGGGTGACGTTCTGAGCTTGTCAGGCAATTGACCGGCTGTTGGAGATTGAGCGGCTCATCAGAATAATCGGAATGATGCCGGCCAGAACGATAATCAGGGCGGGTAGGGCGCTGTGGTACAGGCGCTCGTCAGAGGCGAACTGGTAGACGTAGGTCGCCAGTGTCTCGAAGTTGAACGGCCTGAGTATCAGGGTGGCCGGCAATTCCTTCATGCAATCCACGAAAACCACCAGGGCCGCTGTTACCAATGTGCCTCGCAACATTGGCAAGTGAACCCTGACCAGGGTGTTGCCCGGGGTGTGGCCCAGAGAGCGGGACGCCATGTCCATGCTCGGGGTAATCTTCTGCAACGCACTCTCCACGCTACCGGCCGAAACGGCAAGGAATCGCACGGTGTAGGCGAACACCAGGGCGAAGGCCGAGCCACTCAGTAACAGGCCCGTGCTGATTCCGAATACGTCCCGCATCAGGCTATCCAGCCAGTTGTCAAAACCTGCCAGGGGTACAATCACACCCACAGCCAGCACGGCGCCGGGCATGGCATAGCCCAGGCTGGAAAGGCGCATCAGTACCTGCATTTTGCGAGTGTTGTGCAGTCGGCGGCTGTAGGCGAGCGTGACACCAATCAGCAGAGTAGTGAGGGCTGCCGCGCCCGAGAGGAAAAGGCTGTTGAAGGTGTTTCGGACAAAATCCGGGTTCCAGCTTTCACCGAAGTATTCCCACGCATAGAGCCCGAGGGTTGCACCGGGAATCACGAAACCGAACAGAACCGGCAAAGCGCAAACCGCTACGCAAATCATCTGGCGCGGGAAGGACATGGTGAAGCGCTGGATCGGCTCACGGTTGTCCCGCGCTGCGAACTGTTGCTGGCGTCTTCGGGAATACCGTTCCAGGGTAACCAGGATCACCACGAAGATCAGCATTGTGGTGGCTATTTGAGCGGCCCCACCGAGGTTGCCGAGGTTCATCCAGGTATCAAACAGGCCAGCGGTCAGGGTCTGGACGGCAAAGAAGTCCACGGTGCCAAAATCGTTCAGGGTTTCCATCAACACCAG from Marinobacter adhaerens HP15 encodes the following:
- a CDS encoding nucleotidyltransferase family protein is translated as MTQYWRDRFATWSRPPSDSEEAKADRAARMINEAISNYAPLDSKSISVYGAGSYKNNTNTRNESDIDIAVVLHDCFFSKYPNGKPPQPEDLGHTGGVKYGLDAFHEDVGRALKAKFGHDGVTAGSKAFDVHSNTSRLDADVAVFLEHHRYTGKRNTDGSWHYLEGVEMRGKDGSRIINWHQDHYRNGVDKNNRTGRRYKRIARVLKCLRDDMKRSEEQSIRQAADVPSFLLECLAFNASDGCYQQGDLYDDLKAVITTLWNGTKAETDDFVYVEVSGLKWLFGGEQPWTKASAHSFLLKAWQHVGFSR
- a CDS encoding TSCPD domain-containing protein, with translation MTVKISNKIVGYRVKKADPEAAAEHQAPVHAETKPVQMNEYIERPDFLLGTTYKIKPPVAEHAMYITINDILLNEGTDHESRQPYEVFINSKSMEHFQWVIALTRVISAVFRKGGDVTFLVEELRSVYDPNGGYFKKGGVFMPSLVAEIGAVIEKHLKAIGLLESEEMSETTKRILAEKRAEFEASHSTATNDEKASDFPPNATMCGKCSTKAVIVMDGCATCLSCGDSKCG
- a CDS encoding adenosylcobalamin-dependent ribonucleoside-diphosphate reductase, translated to MNAKAQAVVTTIPMQEASIDIWHSKYQLKTKTGEPVDKDINATYERVAKALAEVENKSVRTQHMKNFIWALQNGAIPAGRITSNAGAEAHKPATSTINCTVSGTVQDSMNDILEKNHEAGLTLKAGCGIGYEFSTLRPKGAYVAGAGATTSGPLSFMDIFDRMCFTVSSAGGRRGAQMATFDVHHPDVIDFIQAKREDGRLRQFNLSLLITEDFIEAVRNDADWHLSFPVTKKEVEDEKLDLSDESQFVYRDFPEQKGYVVNGEGKVACRIYRTLKAQFIWDTIMTSTYDYAEPGFILIDKVNQMNNNWFCEDIRATNPCGEQPLPPYGSCLLGSVNLTMFVDYPFTDKASFNYEKYRKVVAIFTRMLDNVVEINGLPLAEQRHEITYKRRHGMGILGLGSTLAMLRMPYGSEESVQFTEEVVREMAVEGWRQSLALAEEKGVAPIMDDEFEITPKMLTKCPQLSEDGYKLGDKVKGRILHAKYSKYMQEIAKVEPKLVEELAEKGGRFTHHTSIAPTGTISLSLANNASNGIEPSFSHHYARNIIREGRKTKEKVDVFSFELLAYRHMVNPGAMPFSEDEDKKLPAYFTTSDDVTPSQHVDIQAAAQKWVDSSISKTANVPTDFAYQDFKDIYLYAYDKGLKGCTTFRFNPEAFQGVLVKEKDLENTMYEFTLDDGSKVTLKGNEQVEYDGEIHNAANLFDALKEGTYGKY
- a CDS encoding DUF6160 family protein, which codes for MKGLKPTLLALCVAGVPPAAVAEIQMLDDSAMGMITGQAGVTIELETKLNIDRFIYTDEGSMEINDIFVGGTNRSDMFSELGVNLMGGAAQETDLLDNVRIEIDILSDGDAIINVLPQTFGAVDLRVSTGAWNLTGTGGSTTILDNFNADILMGGANIEIDADTDVMNLRTDIAVDDMDFDMPFLALGIRDFRLTGNTYDPVRNKNIPDLFAKVDLDIYKRANSLGVDSLAIDLNSFNADITMGGVLVGGTSIGTVFVDDLAITNTQLLVYGH
- a CDS encoding ABC transporter ATP-binding protein; this translates as MISATDLRLTFGKGTPLENPALRGMSLTVNQGEFVTVIGSNGAGKSTFLNALAGEVLVDSGQIIVDNLDVTKLPTHKRAGRVARVFQDPLAGTCEGLSIEENLALAIKRGQRRGLTSAVKKLYMEKFRDSLSSLNLGLEKRLGDKMGLLSGGQRQAVSLLMASLTPSSILLLDEHTAALDPKTAAFVLELTTKIIEEQKLTALMVTHSMKQALEVGSRTVMLHQGQVVFDIAGKDREGLEVKDLLGLFEKQRGLEVDDDSLLLG
- a CDS encoding ABC transporter permease codes for the protein MLSNIALYGAIETGLIYGLVAFGIYLSFRVLDFPDLTVDGSFPLGAAVAAVLIIEGWNPWLATGCAVMAGMAAGAVTALLNVKLNILNLLASILTMIALYSVNLRIMGRPNVALLTEETVLTPWYDLDLAYHQVPVLLFVIVVFVALILLWRFMKSETGLAMRATGANARMARAQGIATGAMIVLGVAVSNGLVGLAGALFAQSQGAADVTMGVGVIVIGLASLIGGEAVVTPSTVVRALIACVVGAIIYRLAIAFALNADFLGLQAQDLNLITAVLVTLAIVLPGVRSSIAGKLSRSKA
- a CDS encoding ABC transporter substrate-binding protein; this translates as MAKTTLRTLFGATLLALATLVQAQEPRVVAITQIVEHPALDAVYQGIKDELAERGFKEGDNLEVMHESAQGNSAIASQIARKFVGESPDVIVAIATPSAQTVAAAARNTPVIFSAVTDPLGAKLVSNLEAPGANITGVSDMLPIDKHLDMLQRVMPDAKRIGTVYNPGEANAVSLVELLEERLSARGLELVKGAATKTSEVLGAARSLVGKADAIYLTTDNTVISAAEAVISVGERASIPVFAADTATVERGAVAALGFDYYDHGRQTGVMVARVLNGEKPGEMAVETMEKLDLFVNPAAAERMGITLSDDVIADAKKVIDSAK
- a CDS encoding AMP-binding protein; translated protein: MDTTNKLPLDMVYHWEKAKANSVYMTQPIGDGKTVDYTWGRAVDEARRMASYLKSLNLPEKSRIGLISKNCAHWIMTDWAIWMAGHISVPLYPTLNADTVNYILNHAECEVVFVGKLDDWDMMKPGVPESVRCISFPLSPPNDFETWDDIVAKYPPLEENVQRDADELATIVYTSGSTGKPKGVMLSFYNMAYAAEGGMEVLGVSSEERMLSYLPLAHVFERTFVELASLYAGFHLYFAESLDTFVQDLQRAQPTLFLSVPRLWVKFQHGVLQKLPKKKLDRLLKIPVVNKLIKKKILKGLGLDKVKLAGSGSAPLASDVLDWYRNLGLELLEGYGMSENFAYSHMSKPGRSRTGYVGESAPGVETRISPEGEIQIKSPATMMGYYKDEEKTRETFTEDGFLKTGDKGEIDEMGRLKITGRIKEIFKTSKGKYIAPAPIENRLMSHDAIEMVCVSGANQTQPHALVMLAEESRPKMADEAFRKEIEESFKKLIADVNKTVDPHEQLAFITVMSDEWSIENSFLTPTMKLKRNVVEDAYQEQVENWYAQRQPVIWQ
- a CDS encoding thioesterase domain-containing protein gives rise to the protein MSQLSLFQKRIQDEIPLSRALGIQLHSWDGHSLLLSAPLEPNKNHQGTGFGGSVYSAAVTAAWGLTELALWDLGLKGNVVVQSGNIDYLEPVSSDFYVICRLPGEEVPERFRKSLARHGKGRLDLTAEVFCGEPNTMPEGDPVAVFQGRFVVQDVKSRVTF